In the Mytilus galloprovincialis chromosome 10, xbMytGall1.hap1.1, whole genome shotgun sequence genome, one interval contains:
- the LOC143049914 gene encoding kelch repeat and BTB domain-containing protein 8-like has product MFLTNHNVLVYAFEYITHNRLDSETANNCRLKLILRQMESDGQPIQFNPSEDENESLHVPQKRNFRRIRSISSSDFDDFDDSDTDIPVHSYAQDIIQIHTKVLASGLKTFLIDNTLTDAVINVQEKTFNCHKIILAAFSTFFKSMFTSGMVESDQNATVRLPNIESDIMRKIIQFMYVGEDFDSEFADKMLLTADYLQIECIKTVCLKQIKHKLNGNNIFKYWRLSKENVAYKDLRGSCKKLAAKNFKLLYSTNGFVEISCNQIVALLQEENLNVPDENIVCDAVDRWIKHDIVERKRHLVSIFEYVRLPLASEQNLTKFKTEFPYSKDSKLDEFLKEAKCFHEKYDRQSLLVGQSKRTTYRLMARQEHVLIVLAGGEDDSNERSRAM; this is encoded by the coding sequence atgtttttaaccaatcacaacgttttggtgtacgcttttgaataTATTACCCACAATagattagattctgaaacggcgaataaCTGCCGATTAAAGCTCATCTTACGTCAAATGGAATCAGATGGACAGCCAATACAGTTTAACCCTTCTGAGGATGAGAACGAATCACTTCATGTACCACAGAAGAGGAATTTTCGCCGTATCAGAAGTATTTCATCGTCTGACTTCGATGACTTCGATGACAGCGATACAGATATACCAGTCCATTCTTACGCCCAAGACATCATACAAATTCATACCAAGGTTTTAGCATCTGGCTTAAAAACATTCCTAATAGACAACACATTGACTGATGCTGTTATAAACGTTCAGGAAAAAACTTTTAATTGTCACAAAATAATTCTTGCAGCTTTTTCTACCTTTTTTAAGTCGATGTTTACTTCTGGAATGGTAGAAAGTGATCAAAATGCAACTGTACGTTTACCAAACATTGAAtcagatataatgagaaaaattatacaatttatGTATGTGGGAGAAGACTTTGATTCAGAATTTGCAGATAAGATGCTACTGACTGCCGATTATCTTCAAATAGAATGTATAAAGACTGTGTGTTTAAAGCAAATAAAGCATAAACTCAACggcaataatattttcaaatactggCGTTTGTCAAAAGAAAATGTAGCATACAAAGATTTGAGAGGTTCCTGTAAAAAATTGGCTGCAAAGAATTTCAAATTGTTGTATTCAACAAATGGTTTTGTAGAAATTTCCTGTAATCAAATTGTTGCACTGCTTCAAGAGGAAAACCTTAATGTTCCTGATGAAAATATAGTATGCGATGCTGTAGACCGATGGATTAAACATGATATTGTCGAAAGGAAGCGACATTTAGTATCAATATTTGAATACGTCCGATTGCCATTAGCGTCGGAGCAAAATCTCACGAAATTCAAAACAGAGTTCCCATACTCAAAGGACTCTAAGCTTGATGAATTCTTGAAAGAAGCTAAATGCTTTCAtgaaaaatatgacagacagtcGTTGTTAGTCGGCCAAAGTAAACGCACAACTTACAGACTGATGGCAAGACAAGAACATGTATTAATTGTACTTGCAGGAGGAGAAGACGATAGTAACGAGCGTTCTAGAGCAATGTGA